One archaeon BMS3Bbin15 genomic window, CTCCATGGAGACTCTTTCCCGCTTCGAGCATGTCAGCAAGTTCTGTGAAAGTAATTTCTCCCTCGCCGATTACAGAGGCATCAACCGCCTCCGAGTCCATAATAATCTTTTCCCCCACAGCAGTGGGATAGGGGCCACCGACAGCAACGAAAGCCTGCGTGGTTTTCTTTACTTCCTCTGCAGTCGCAACTGCCTTCTTCCATAAAGGAGTGTTTGCATAAATTCCGGCAAGGTCTGGCTGGTATTCTTTCATCTCACCAGAAATTTCCTTAAGACTATGAAAGGAACCGTCAAAAAATTTAACACTGTGACCTTCCTTTTTAAGATAGGCACCCAGATAGAGCAGACCGAGAGGTTGCCAGTAGTTCACCTGCGACTTGGAGGTTTTATCCGGGAATATATCTTCAGGCAGCCATGGCGGCATTATCAGAGCTACTTTCACGTCATCTCCTCCAGATAACTGTTATCAAGTACTTTCTTCAGATTGCAGTTTTTTCCAAGAACTATTTCCGCAGCTTTAATACCACTTTCGAGAGCATGGTCCATATTGTAGTACTCGAATCTTCCGCTCCTGCCTATGGTTATTAAATTATCTATGCTCTCAAGATAGTTCCGGATAATATCCAGTTCTTCCTTATAGCCAACCTTAAAGAGAGGATAAGCATCACTGACTCTAATAACCTTTCCTCCAAGAAGTTCGTGCTCTTCAAAATATCCCAGCTCAACAAGTTTCTCAGCAGTCATTTTTATCAGTTTTTCATCATCATCCTGCCAGAGCTTTTCATCTCTGCCGGAGAAGTATTCAACAACAAGAGATGTCTTTCCCTCAGGTGCCATAACACTGCTCCAGTTTTTGGGCTCATGAAGCCTTCCAAAGGGGATATCTTTTTCAGGAAAATATATCCAGCTTTCCTCTGTTGCCTTATGTCTGTTGATAAAGATGGTGACTATAACAGTATCTCTGAATTTCAATTTATCTGCAGCTCTTAGAACTTCTGAAGGTGCTCTGGGCTTTATAATATTAACAAGAAGATTGACAGGAAGACTCGATATGAAATTTTCTGCCTCAAAGTACATGTCAGAGTTGCAGTTTCTGGCCTTTACCTCCACAACTCTATTATTCCTGATATGTATTCTCTCAGCTTTTAACTCTGTAAAAACATGACCTTTTTCCTCAATCTTCCTCTTCATTTCTATACTTAAAACGCCTATCCCTTCTCTGGGATATCTAAATTTTTTAATCAGTGTGGCACAGTCATTTTTGTTATTACCGAAAAAAGCTTTTTTCATAGCTTTTCCCAGAGAAAGACCCTTGATTCTCTGAGACACCCAGTCTTTACTGATATCACTGCAGTCTATTCCCCACACCTTTTCAGAATAATCTTTAAAGTAGAGCTCAAAAAGGGACCTACCAAAATCCTGGACCACCCAGTCCTCAAGAGAAACTATATCTTTCTTTGATAGCCTCCTCCTTATATTTTCCACGGCATAGTCGAGAACAATCTCAAAACTTTTTTCAGGCCCCATTCCTAAAAAGGCATTCGTTGCTCTGAGAGGATAATCAAAGTATTTACCCATCATAAATATTTTGCTGCTTCTTCCCACTTCTATCAACTGGTCTCCCAGTATTTCCTCTAAAAAATTCTGTGTTTCTATATTTTTTGTGAAAAGTCTGTGGCCACCCAGGTCAAATCTGAACTCTCCTTCCTCAATTGTTCTTGCCAGACCACCAACACTCTTTTCCTTCTCAATAACAGCAATATTTTTTCCAGACTCGCTGAGTTTCAAACCACAGCTCAGTCCTGCAAGACCGCCGCCGAGAATAAGTACATCGTAAGCTCTGCTCATTTTAAATCCTCCCGCTTAAAATCTGACCCTAATATATATTCCCTATAATTACCGCAGCAGCTTTCGTACCAGACCGCAACTTTAAGTTCAATATTTAAATTTTCATACTCTGTATAGCTTTTAGACATTTTTGCTTCTGCCATTATAAGTTCCCCTTTAGAGACATTCATAGTTTCGAAATCTTCAATTTTATATTTTCCAAGGGTTACATTGATAATTTCAAGGCTGATATTATTGACTGTTACTTCAATAACCTTACCCCATACTGTAAAATTCTCAAGGACATAAGCTTTTATTATAACTCTATTTTTCTCCAGTTTAACTTCAGGTTTATGTATATCTGAAAAGGTAGAGTAAGAACCATTATTTGAATAGTTTCTATAAAATATTTTCAAAATTAAGTTTTCAAGAGTATTCTTTTTATTGTAATTGAAGTTGAGCTGCTCCTGAGGAGAATTTAAACATGCAGGAAGTAATAATATCATAAGAAAAATAGCAGTCCTCACATAAAATAAAAAAGAAAAAAAGAGAGATGTAGAGAATCTACTTCTTTTTAGTTATACCTGCAACAGCTACAATTATTGCAATAATTGCAATTATGTAGGAGCCCAGTACAAACTGCTTTGAAGCAAAACCTTTTACCTCTAACGCTACATCATTGCTGGTTTTGGCGGCTGCTGATATCTTGGCATTCATACTATCCTGACTAGCTTTCAGTTCATTGATGGGACTCTGCGGGAAGTTTTTGTATACATCAAAGCTGCTTGGTTCCATCGGCAGATAAAAAGCGTTTGCATATTCTCTCATAGAGCCATCATAGTTTTTGACATTGGGATATCCAAGAAGTTCCTGAAGTATAAACCATCCAAGAGATGCTCTTACTCCTGTGTTGCAGTATGTTATTATATCTTTGTCAGGAGTAACTCCTTTACTCTCGAAAATTGTCTTTAGCTCTGCATCAGAGAGTAACTTGCCATCTTTTGTTACGCCTTCTGGAGCAGTTATATCAACTGCACCGGGTATATGCCCTGCTCTTTCCCATTTGTTCACTGCGATTTTCTGGCCATTAAAGTATGAAGCAGGTCTGGTATCCACAAAAAGAACTTTTCCTGTTGCAAGACCATACATCACATCGGGATGAAGGAGTGCATCAATCTTTGTGTTTGGTGGATACTTGAGAGGATAATCCAGCTGTTTTACTGCTGGCACAACTGTGCTTGTTGGCCTGCCCTCTGTCTTCCAGACACTCTTTTCACCATTCATTATACTTACATCTGCGATATTCCAGTACTTGAGTGTCCAGTAAAAGCGTGTTGCCTGATCAAGACCGTCAGCGTATATAACTATCCTCGTATCAGGTGTAACTCCGAGCTTCTTCAGAACCTGCTCCATCTGTGAATAGTCAAGAACCATGTGGTCCGTTCCTGCACCAAACACTTCACTACCCCATTTAACATGCACTGCACCCGGAATATGCCAGCTGGCATAACTACTTTTGCTTACTTCAACCAGACGAATCTGTGTCTGGTTAGGGTTTTCGATTGTCTGCAAATTCTGAGCTACCCAGCTGGTACTAACCAGCGGCCCAGGAGACCCAGTTGCTGCAGCTACCTGAGAAAAACTCAATACAGAAAAAAGAAGTAGCGCGACAACCAGAGAAATTTTCATTGTAATTCTTGCCAAATTTTTCACCTCCTATTTTTTAGATTTTTCTATCGGTATGCCTGTAAACTACTCAATACTGAAACGAGTATTTATATTTTTCGAAAGCATTTTTCGTTTTTTAGAAAGTGACCATTATGGCGTTTCTGATAAATAAAAACAGAAATGAATTATTTTAGATATTTTATTACAATAAGAAAGTAAGAAATTGTTAGAATACCTGTAAAAGGGAAATAAACCTGAGTCCATATCTACCAGTACTCATTAAAATAAAAAATAAAAAAAGAGAGATGTAGAGAATCTACTTCTTTTTAGTTATACCTGCAACAGATATAATTATTGCAATAATTGCAATTATATATGCGCCCAGTACAAACTGCTTCGAAGCAAAACCTCTTACCTCTAACGCTACATCATTGCTGGTTTTGGTGACTGCTGATATCTTGGCACCCATTTTATCCTGGCCAGCTTTCAGTGCACCGAGAGGAGTCTGTGGGAAATTCTTGTATACATCAAAGCTGCTTGGCTGCATCGGCAGGTACAAGTCGTTGGAATATTGTCTCATAGAACCATCAAAGTTCTTGACATTGGAATATCCAAGAACCTGACTGAGTACAAACCAGTTAAGAGCAGCTCTTACTCCAGTGTTGCAGTATGTTATTATACTTTTGTCAGAAGTTACTCCTTTGCTCTCGTAAATTTTCTTTAGATCGGCATTGGAAAGTAACAGGCCATCTTTTGTTATGCTTTCTGGAGCAGCTACATAAACTGCACCCGGTATATGTCCTGCCCTTACCCACATGTTTGTAAGGAACTTACTACCATTATAGTAAGCTTCTGGTCTGCTATCCAAAAAGAGAGTTTTTCCTGTTGCAAGACCATACATTACATCGGGATGAAGGAGTGCGTCAATCTTTGTGTTTGGTGGATACTTGAGAGGATATGATAGCTGTTTTACTGCTGGCACAACTTTTGTTAGTGGTTTGCCCTCTGCCTTCCATGCAGCTGTTCCACCGTTCATTATACTTACATTTGCAATATTCCAGTAACTGAGTGTCCAGTAAAAACGTGCTGCAAAGTAAAGTGGAGCCTCATCGTATAGTACAATTCTGGTATTAGGTGTAACTCCGAGCGTCTTCAAAACCTGCTCCATCTGTGAATAGTCCAGAACCATATGGTCAGTTCCTGGAGCAAACAGTTCACCCATGGTCACATGTACAGCACCTGGAATATGTCCGCTGGCATAGATATTCCCGGGGCTTACTTCAACCAGACGAATCTGTGTCTGGCTAGCGTTTTCGATTGTCTGCAAATTCTGAGCTACCCAGCTGGTAGTAACCAGCGGCCCAGGAGACCCCGTTGCTGCAGCTACCTGAGAAAAACTCAATACAGAAAAGATAAGTAGCGCGGCAATCAGAGAAACTTTCAAAGTGATTCTTGCCAAATTTTTCGCCTCCTATATTTGGATTTTTATGTCGGTATATCAGTCAAATACTCAATAATAGAACGACTACTTATATTTTTCGAAAGTATTTTTCGTTTTTTAGAAAGTGTAGTTAAATACATTTCTGATAAATAAAAATAAAACTGAATTACTTTGAATAAATTACTTTGAATATCTTCTGGCAATAAGAAAGTAAGAAATTGTCAGAACACTTACAAAAAGGAAATAAGCTGTGATTTCAGATGTACCAATAACCCCCTGTAGCGTTAGCTTACCTATGCTTGTTGGGTCTATAAAAATGGATTTCAATAGAGAATAAACTTCAGCAAAGCCAGCTATTCCAACCAGCATTCCTGCAAGAGCAACCATGGATGTTGTATAACCTTCACCTACTCTATATAGTGTTCCAGAGGCGCACCCGCCTGCAAGA contains:
- the rfbD gene encoding UDP-galactopyranose mutase precursor, yielding MSRAYDVLILGGGLAGLSCGLKLSESGKNIAVIEKEKSVGGLARTIEEGEFRFDLGGHRLFTKNIETQNFLEEILGDQLIEVGRSSKIFMMGKYFDYPLRATNAFLGMGPEKSFEIVLDYAVENIRRRLSKKDIVSLEDWVVQDFGRSLFELYFKDYSEKVWGIDCSDISKDWVSQRIKGLSLGKAMKKAFFGNNKNDCATLIKKFRYPREGIGVLSIEMKRKIEEKGHVFTELKAERIHIRNNRVVEVKARNCNSDMYFEAENFISSLPVNLLVNIIKPRAPSEVLRAADKLKFRDTVIVTIFINRHKATEESWIYFPEKDIPFGRLHEPKNWSSVMAPEGKTSLVVEYFSGRDEKLWQDDDEKLIKMTAEKLVELGYFEEHELLGGKVIRVSDAYPLFKVGYKEELDIIRNYLESIDNLITIGRSGRFEYYNMDHALESGIKAAEIVLGKNCNLKKVLDNSYLEEMT
- a CDS encoding thiosulfate sulfurtransferase, producing MARITMKISLVVALLLFSVLSFSQVAAATGSPGPLVSTSWVAQNLQTIENPNQTQIRLVEVSKSSYASWHIPGAVHVKWGSEVFGAGTDHMVLDYSQMEQVLKKLGVTPDTRIVIYADGLDQATRFYWTLKYWNIADVSIMNGEKSVWKTEGRPTSTVVPAVKQLDYPLKYPPNTKIDALLHPDVMYGLATGKVLFVDTRPASYFNGQKIAVNKWERAGHIPGAVDITAPEGVTKDGKLLSDAELKTIFESKGVTPDKDIITYCNTGVRASLGWFILQELLGYPNVKNYDGSMREYANAFYLPMEPSSFDVYKNFPQSPINELKASQDSMNAKISAAAKTSNDVALEVKGFASKQFVLGSYIIAIIAIIVAVAGITKKK
- a CDS encoding thiosulfate sulfurtransferase: MARITLKVSLIAALLIFSVLSFSQVAAATGSPGPLVTTSWVAQNLQTIENASQTQIRLVEVSPGNIYASGHIPGAVHVTMGELFAPGTDHMVLDYSQMEQVLKTLGVTPNTRIVLYDEAPLYFAARFYWTLSYWNIANVSIMNGGTAAWKAEGKPLTKVVPAVKQLSYPLKYPPNTKIDALLHPDVMYGLATGKTLFLDSRPEAYYNGSKFLTNMWVRAGHIPGAVYVAAPESITKDGLLLSNADLKKIYESKGVTSDKSIITYCNTGVRAALNWFVLSQVLGYSNVKNFDGSMRQYSNDLYLPMQPSSFDVYKNFPQTPLGALKAGQDKMGAKISAVTKTSNDVALEVRGFASKQFVLGAYIIAIIAIIISVAGITKKK
- a CDS encoding putative inner membrane protein — translated: MIEKVLALIFGVLLGVVIERSQFCMASAFRDFFLFRHTSMLKAIIVALAVTSTGFLIFSNAGFIVDYPYIVNAGLNTAIGGIFFGIGMVLAGGCASGTLYRVGEGYTTSMVALAGMLVGIAGFAEVYSLLKSIFIDPTSIGKLTLQGVIGTSEITAYFLFVSVLTISYFLIARRYSK